Part of the Rhizobium sp. WYJ-E13 genome is shown below.
CTGCGGCTTCTGCCCTATCCCTCGGCAAGTCATCCTGGCGGCGCGATCTTCTTCAAGGGCAAGGATCTCTTGAAGGCCTCCGACCGCGAACTGCGTGAAGTGCGCGGCAACGACATCACCATGATCTTCCAAGAGCCGATGACATCGCTCAATCCGCTCCACACGATCGAAAAGCAGATTGCCGAAATCCTGGCGTTGCATCAGGGCCTGACCGGGGAGGCGGCGCGCACCCGCGTGCTGGAACTCTTGAACCAGGTTGGCATCCGCGAGCCGGAAAAACGGCTGAAAGCCTATCCGCATGAACTCTCTGGCGGCCAGCGTCAGCGTGTGATGATCGCGATGGCGCTCGCCAACCGTCCGGAGCTTCTGATCGCCGACGAACCGACCACCGCCCTCGACGTCACGGTCCAGGCGCAGATCCTCGAACTCCTGCGCAGGCTGAAGGGCGAGCATGGCATGTCCATGCTCTTCATCACCCACGACCTTGGCATCGTGCGCAAATTTGCCGACCGCGTCTGCGTCATGACCAAGGGCAAGATCGTCGAGACCGGGCCGGTGGAAGAGGTCTTCACCAGTCCGCAGCACGAATACACCCGCCACCTGCTCGCCTCAGAGCCGCGCGGCGAACCGCCGGTGACAGACCCCTCCAAGCCGGTTGTCATGGAAGGCAATGACATCAAGGTCTGGTTCCCGATCAAGGCCGGTTTCATGCGCAAGGTCGTCGATCACGTGAAGGCCGTCGATGGCATCGATTTGACGCTCAGAGCCGGGCAGACGCTCGGCGTCGTCGGCGAATCCGGCTCCGGCAAGACCACGCTCGGGCTGGCGCTGACGCGTCTCATCTCCTCGAAAGGGCGCATCTCCTTCGTCGGAAAAGATATAGCGAGCTATTCATTCACGGATATGCGGCCGCTGCGCAACCAGCTTCAGGTCGTCTTCCAGGATCCCTATGGTTCGCTGAGCCCGCGCATGTCGGTCGGGGATATCGTCGCCGAAGGCCTGAAAGTGCATGAGCGGTCTCTCTCCGCCGAGGAGCGCGACCAGCGCGTCTGCTGGGCGCTCGAAGAAGTCGGCCTCGATCCGCTCACCCGCTGGCGTTTCCCGCATGAATTCTCCGGCGGCCAGCGCCAGCGCATCGCAATTGCCCGTGCCATGGTCTTGAAGCCGCGCTTCGTCATGCTCGACGAGCCAACCTCGGCGCTCGACATGAGCGTGCAGGCGCAGGTCGTGGACCTCTTGCGCGACCTGCAGAAGAAGCACGATCTCGCCTATCTCTTCATCAGCCACGACCTGAGGGTGGTCAAGGCGCTCGCCAATGATGTCATCGTCATGCGTTTCGGCAAGGTCGTGGAGCAGGGGCCGTCATCGGAGATTTTCCGCGCGCCCAGAGATGATTATACCAAAGCGCTGATGGCAGCCGCCTTCAATATCGAGGCGGTGCCGACACCAGCAGTTCAGCAATAAAAACTGCCAGCCGTAAAGAAGATCATGTCATCAAGGCCTCCCATTCTCGTCGACCTCAAGTTCGATCCCGAAAGCACCGCCCGCATCCTGAAGACCGCCTTTGCCGATCGCGGCAGCATCAATGCCGCCGATCTCGCCAGCAAGGGGCTCGACCTGACAGGCGTGGACTATGCGCTGCTCTGGAAGCCGGATGCCGATATCTTCCAGCGCGCGCCGAACCTGAAGGTACTCTTTTCCGGCGGCGCCGGGGTCGACAGCATCCTGTCCATTGCCGATCTGCCTGACATTCCGATCGTCCGTTTCGTCGATCGCAGCCTGACGACGCGCATGAGCGAATGGGTAGTCATGCAGTGCCTCATGCATCTGCGCCTGCAGCGCGAGCATGACCGGCATCAGCGCGACCGTGTCTGGGGCAAGCGCGTCCCGCCGGAAGCCGCCGAAGTGACGGTCGGTGTCATGGGTCTCGGCATTCTCGGCCAGGATGCCGCCACCAAGCTGCGCGTTATGGGTTTCAATGTGATCGGCTGGTCGCGCTCGAAGAAGCAGGTGGACGGCATCGAAACATTCGGCGGTTCGGAATTCGATACGTTCCTGTCGAAGACCGATATCGTCGTCGGACTGCTGCCGCTGACGCCTGACACCACGGGTCTCTACGACAAGGCCTTCTTCGCCAAGCTTCGCCAGGGCGGCGCGCTCGGCAAGCCGGTCTTCATCAATGCGGGTCGCGGCAAGAGCCAGATCCAGGCCGATATCGTCGCCTCGATTGAAAGCGGCGTGCTCGGCGGTGCCTCGCTCGATGTCTTCGAGGTCGAACCGCTGCCGGCGGATGATCCGCTTTGGCATCTGGAGAACGTCTTCATCACGCCGCATGACGCCGCGACTTCCGAAGAGAATGCGCTCTTCCGTCATGTCGAGAGCCAGATAGCCCGCTTCGAACGCGGCGAGCCGCTGCAGTTCGTCGTCGATCGCAAAACGGGATACTGACCTCTTTCGGAACCATCCACCATCGCTTCTCGTTTCTTTCCAGAAGCACTGCAGGCTTGGCTTGCGGTTTACCGGAAGGAGACGATCATGGCGCATATGGGAACGCGTTGGGGAAAGTCCGATCAGAAGCTTCATGAAGAAGCCCAGGTTTCGTCGCTCAAGGCCAGGCAGGGTCGCATGGGCTATCGCATCCTGGCCGTGCTGATTGCCGCGCTGGTGCTGGCCTTTCTCATATGGATTCCAGTCGAGATCTGGGGCCAGAAGGAAGCAGATGACGTTGCCCCGCAGCAGCCCGGTCAAGAGATGCAGTCGCAGGTTCCGGAATCCCAGCAGCAGAATGGCGGCGCTGCCCCAAGTCAGCCCGCTGCACCGGCACAATAGCGATCCGATAGCTGGCATTTAAATGACGTCCCGCAGCCATTCCCGCTACGGGACGTTGCCTGTTGTTTTTTCTGGACTTTGCCGATCTATTTTTCGATAAGAAGGCGCACGAGCCGGTTTCGTGCGCCGGCTGCAAGACGGCCGCACCTGACCGGATTGACGGACAGGCAGGAGCTTCATGGCCAGGACCGATATCGCAAGGCGCGTCTATAATCATACCTGGAAACTCGATCCGATCGTGCGTAGTCTGATCGATACGGATTTCTACAAGCTCCTGATGCTGCAGATGATCTGGAAGCTCTATCCCGACGTCAATGCCTCCTTCACCCTCATCAACCGCACCAAACGCGTGCGCCTCGCAGAACAGATCGACGAGGGCGAACTGCGCGAGCAGCTCGATCATGCGCGCACGCTGAGGCTCGCCAAGAAGGAGATGATC
Proteins encoded:
- a CDS encoding ABC transporter ATP-binding protein, translating into MSETLLSVRDLSVAFHQGGETSLAVDRISFDIGKGEVVALVGESGSGKSVSANSVLRLLPYPSASHPGGAIFFKGKDLLKASDRELREVRGNDITMIFQEPMTSLNPLHTIEKQIAEILALHQGLTGEAARTRVLELLNQVGIREPEKRLKAYPHELSGGQRQRVMIAMALANRPELLIADEPTTALDVTVQAQILELLRRLKGEHGMSMLFITHDLGIVRKFADRVCVMTKGKIVETGPVEEVFTSPQHEYTRHLLASEPRGEPPVTDPSKPVVMEGNDIKVWFPIKAGFMRKVVDHVKAVDGIDLTLRAGQTLGVVGESGSGKTTLGLALTRLISSKGRISFVGKDIASYSFTDMRPLRNQLQVVFQDPYGSLSPRMSVGDIVAEGLKVHERSLSAEERDQRVCWALEEVGLDPLTRWRFPHEFSGGQRQRIAIARAMVLKPRFVMLDEPTSALDMSVQAQVVDLLRDLQKKHDLAYLFISHDLRVVKALANDVIVMRFGKVVEQGPSSEIFRAPRDDYTKALMAAAFNIEAVPTPAVQQ
- a CDS encoding glyoxylate/hydroxypyruvate reductase A; its protein translation is MSSRPPILVDLKFDPESTARILKTAFADRGSINAADLASKGLDLTGVDYALLWKPDADIFQRAPNLKVLFSGGAGVDSILSIADLPDIPIVRFVDRSLTTRMSEWVVMQCLMHLRLQREHDRHQRDRVWGKRVPPEAAEVTVGVMGLGILGQDAATKLRVMGFNVIGWSRSKKQVDGIETFGGSEFDTFLSKTDIVVGLLPLTPDTTGLYDKAFFAKLRQGGALGKPVFINAGRGKSQIQADIVASIESGVLGGASLDVFEVEPLPADDPLWHLENVFITPHDAATSEENALFRHVESQIARFERGEPLQFVVDRKTGY